atGTATATGCAGTGTCAAGTATGGTAACCACTAGTCACCTGTCACTATTCGGTACTTGAAGTGTACCTAATGTACctaaagaactgaatttttaattttaattaatttaaactttaaatagtTACAGatggctggtggctaccatattggacagcaaaATTCTAGAGCatctttttccaaatttctccAGGAAGTGATGAGATAATGGAGAAACGGCATATTATATTCCCCTCCTGGAAAGTCTCAGTGCACTATACCTTATTAAGGCTTCTAATAGTTCCTGCTATCAGAAAACCAAAGTTTAGTGAAATCTTGTCCCCTGTACCATTACCATTATGAGGAATTGGTATTTTGCAGTACATACTTTTTGAAAGCAGCATTCTAGAAATAGTCCCTAAAGTCATTAATTATACATGTTACCTAAGCATTAAAGTATGCCAGTAATCAGCCAGTAGAAGTCAATGCTATTTTTTCACAATATACTATGTAGAGCTTTAGTTTTACTTTATTATACCATTAATTAAATGTTTCAGAAGAATACAAAGAGAGAAGAAGCCATGTTGTCTTAAACATGATGTGGAGATACTCAGTGTCAGCTAAAATTTAGCCATTTCTTAATTGGTTTTGGAAATTTCTCAGTAATAGTATACCTAAATAAAGGAAGATCTATAATAGGACACCTGAGCAGGGGTTAGTCTCGGAAATAAATAAGATTCTGTACCAACTATACAATGTAGTAACGAGccataaaggatttttaaatttttatttgggtGGTCTCTGTCAGCAGGGTTAAACTTAcatgaaactaagaaaacaaaaaatgaagtagTGCTTCTAGAAGTTTTAGCATCAAACCACCCATTTTGTTTCCTTGATCCTTAGTCTTTGTTTTAACTTTAGGAAGTAGAGTCAGGAGCCAAGAAAGTGTTGTTTAAGATGTATTGcatttttcatatgtttcttcTCTAAAATGGTGGGAACCAGGTAGTTGAGTCTTTCAGGTAGCCCAAAGTAAGATGTGAATCTCTGTTATTAGGAATgataacattaaataaaactttagatAGCAGTTAAGTCcagaacatttatttaatgaataaaaagacTATCAAGACATATTTAAGAATGCAGTATAATATACTTGCTGGAAGTTTGAATACTCTTTCTTTCTAGGAGAGGTAATTAATGAAAAGGACCGCTGTAAAAAATGTGAAGGGAAGAAGGTGATTAAAGAAGTCAAGATTCTTGAAGTCCACGTAGACAAAGGCATGAAACATGGACAGAGAATTACATTTACTGGGGAAGCAGATCAAGCCCCAGGAGTGGAACCAGGAGACATTGTTCTTTTGCTACAAGAGAAGGAACATGAGGTAATTTCCTTTTTgcttgtttgattttctttttattcagaaaTGGGTCTTGTGGTCAAGATACAGGTTAGATCTTTTTGGATTCGTAGAACAACATTGAACATAAATTGTTAAGTGGTTGGGCTGAGTTCCTAAGAACTAACTTGTTTAGTAGGTGAACAAGGCAGGTGTAGTCAAAGCACTGAAAAGGAGTCAGTTTTGGTTCCAGCTCAGCCATTGACTAGCACCATAATCTTAAATAATCCTGTTGTCTCTGTACCCGTTTCCTTGTTTATGAAAATAAGGGTATTGGACCAGATGATCTAAGGCAGCTTATTTTTCATTGTGAAACTCCTTTGAAGGGTGGTGAATGGTGGGTGGATAGGGCTTCAGTCCTCAGTGCTGGTCTCCTGATTTGTTTTACATATTGGGTTAACCAGGTAAgcttttcttgaaagaaaaggTTCTGCagcttaaaaaaatcatcttgggggcgcctgggtggttcaggttatgatcttgggatcctgggatcaaggcccccATCAGATTACCTGCTCaattgggagtctgcttctcccactgcccctcccctctgcgtGTGCTCATAGGTGCACCTGCacgttctctcaaataaataaaatctttttttaaataaataattttggataTATATTGTATGTCATGTACAAGGCATAATTAACTGGTCCAACGATGTGGTCTagtgtatattttaattataccattgcacgttttgttttgttttttttaagattttattgatttattcatgagagacacagagaggcagagacctaggtagagggagaaacaggcttcatgcagagaatCCGATgtaggacatgatcccaggactatgggatcacatcctgagccaaaggcagaagctcaaccgctgagccacccaggcatccctgtacatatattttttaaagtgctataGAATATACTGTGGACCTTTATTCTTGAAGACTATATCTGGAGCTATTCAGGAAACCCCTTTAGTGATCACCCAGATCCTTGAGTACAGAAGCCTTTGACAGGGTTCTGGCATCATACTTGATCACATTgacttgagttttcttttcttttcttttcttttcttttcttttcttttcttttcctttcttttcctttcttttcctttcttttcctttcttttcctttcttttcctttcttttcctttcttttcctttcttttcctttcttttcctttcttttcctttcttttcctttcttttcctttcttttcctttttctttctttcttccttcctttctttctttctttctttctttctttctttctttttcttctttcttttctttcctttctttctttttttttaaaggttttctttattcatgagagacacagagagagaggcagagacacaggcagaggaagaagcaggctccaggcagggagcctgatgtgggactcgatccgggtctctaggatcacaccctgggctgaaggcagcgctaaactgctgagcactGGGCTGCCCGACTTGAGTTTCTCTAAAGGCCTTTACATCATAAGTCAAATCATCTTTTTAGTTTGTAAtaaaattttctcccatttgatagtgatttttacaaataaagtaaattttgaaaatcatgtaAAGAATCTAatagagaggggatccctgggtggctcagaggtttagcgcctgcctttggcccagggtgcgatcctgaggATCGCACCctggcccagcatggagccagcttctccctctgtctgtgtctctgcctctctctgtctatgtctatcatgaataaataaataaaatcttttaaaaaatccaatagaGAATAAAGCTATTATTGAGATGCAGATTATGGGAATTTGATTAGATTAATTCCCTCACTAGAATGTGGCTTGCTTTCTTACACAAGTGTTTCTCGGTAAATTTCTTACCTCAACAAAGCTGtaaattactatatatatatatctaggcCCTTTTAGGATATTGCCAAACCTACAACTAGCAAGGGCTTCTTGCTTGCTAAAAAATAGTAATTCTTAGAATTCTGCCTTAGGATCTTTTAGGTGAAGTATTTGTAACTCTTCTAAAAGGTTCTCTGTTAACTGGTATTGTagccatttcctcatttgtgcaATCATGCCTTTCTTGCGCAACACCATAGCAAGGCATAAAGGCAGAAAGATAGCCAAGTAATTGAGACGTTTACCGTATATTTGAGTATAAACTGTATTGTGAGATGGTACAGATAACGTGGGTATTTTTGTTGATCTATCATTGGAATAGTTTGAGGCCAGTTACCAAATGATGTTGGGCAATGCAGCAGCAGGAGGGTAACGGAGAAGTTAAGAAGTAATGGTTATTTGGAGGAGAGTTTTTGGTTTGTCAGACTGGTGAAAcctttttcaaatcttttttttttttttttttaatttttttttttaaatttatttatgatagtcacagagagagagagagaggcagagacacaggcggagggagaagcaggctccatgcaccgggagcctgatgtgggattcgatcccgggtctccaggatcgtgccctgggccaaaggcaggcgccaaaccgctgcgccacccagggatcccgtgaaaCCTTTTTCTATCCCTATTTTCAGCCTTTAGTGTTGCTACATGATTAaattagggtttttaaaatacGGATTACTGGATTTGGAGACAAGGACTTAAATTCTGACTCCCTATTAACTACTAGTTTTGGGCTCCCTGGGCTTGGCTTTGCTTTCTAAATACAAAGGTAGGATATTGTAGAATCAGATGAGATCATGAGTaagctccttttctttcttggggTTGTGGAGAGGCTTTTGGAAGAAGGTCCATCTCTTGTTGGAACTGGTGGAGTTGCATGGAATTTCCAACAGATAGAGGTAACTGTCTGAGGTAGAAAATAGGAGCTGGTAGAGGTTAGAGTGGAAGTTCAACTAGTGAGAGGTCAAAAGTGGTTACTTCATGTTTTTTTATGACCAGTAAAGTAAATTGGAGCCCAAGATGAGATTTAGGCATCTTACTTAATTAATACCActgaaaatattaatctttttgtttttttaagaatttacttgctttgggggtgggggcaggagggagaaaaggagagagagaatctcaagcagactccatgttgagcacagagcccaacgcaagccaatcccatgaccttgggatcatgatctgacctgagaacgaaactaagagttggatgctcaactgactgagccacccaagtgccctgaaaaTGTTCATCTTCTAAGAAAATTTGGCTAATCTCAACTAGTTCGTGAAAAAGCTTGTAGCTATTttgtttggggctttttttttttttcactcccaaCTCTTGTGCTGAAGGAATTGTCAGGCCATGAGGTCAGGGTGGGTGCTGTAGCTGAAACAGTataaatctgataaaaaaaaaaattcaattttgagAGTGCTATATATaatgggtatttgtctttcagtacaggtgtgtgtctgttttggtgATAATAGCCACCATTGTGCATTTGCCCAGCAAAGAACCACTATATCTGGTGATATTAGTCTCTTCTCTAATGTTCTATACTTTGTTTTCCAGAAATTATTATATCTTTAAGTCTTTCACTATCTAGTTCTTAGGTTGGTCCCTCTTTATTAATCTGATTTTTCAGATTCCCTGAATGTCCTTGCTTGTTTATTCTCTGTTCGAATTTTCGCATCAAATTTtccagtgtaaaaaaaaaaaaacaaaaaacaaattttccaGTGTACTCACCCTTCCACCAGTTAGTTCCCCGTACCCCGAAACAATCCTGATACCATCTTTAAATGGAATCGCTTTAAGTTGAACTCCCTTCCAAGAACATGGTGTCTTGTTCTCTACTTCTGATGTAGCGTTAACCAAAGGATATTTGGTTATAGATGGTTCTTAGAACAATAATATTATGAAGATGTTCAGAAACACTAGCATTTTACagttataaaaacattaaaatagggatgcctgggtggctcagtggttgggtgtctgccttcggctcagggcatgttcctgggattgggtcctgcatcaggctccttctgaggagcctgcttctccctcagcctgtgtctttgcctctctgtgtctctcatgaataaataaattaatttaaaaaaatttaaaacatcttgTGTTAAAGAATTCTTactgaatttaatttttccacCCACTGTGAGAAACACTTGAGTAAATACACAGAGGTAATACATTCAGTGGTTCCCAACTTTAGCTTACATTAAAATCACTGGGGTTAAAATCAGGATCACTACAGGTTGCTGGGCCCCACCTCCTTGGTTTCTGATGCAGTAGGTATGGGGTGTGGCCCAAGAATGTGCATTCCTAACAAGTTTCCTGGTGCTGCTGAGGCTGTTGGTCCAGGACCACTGATCAAGATAATGGTTTGAGATTAACTTTCCTTTATTGGTAAATTTAGGAAATTCAAGTGAAATTCAGATTTTCAGTTTTACCTAACTGAACTGGCcaggatttaaacattttttaatttagattcaaTGTAGTTaccatatactgtattattagtttcaagggtagattttagtgattcatcagatGCATATagaacccagtgctcattccatcaagtgccctgcttaatgcccatcccccatttATCGCTTtactccacccacctcccctccagcaatcctcaatTTGTTCTGTATTGTTGAGTCTCTtgtgatttgtctctctctgtttccatctTTAAGTCAGGTGTGTGTGAAATTGGATGTATTTTTCCTGCACATTGAAATCagctcagggggatccctgggtggtgcagcggtatggcgcctgcctttggcccagggcgcgatcctggagacccgggatcgaatcccacgtcgggctccgggtgcatggagcctgcttctccctctgcctgtgtctctgcctctctctctctctctcactgtgtgcctatcataaattaaaaaaaaaaaaatcagctcagaAACATTATTGAATAATCTTTGCATTATCTAGTCCATAAGCTAATTAGTTACTGTTAGCATTTGCTATCttgatttatattcatttaaattcaaaatttgaattttaggtgAGATAAAACTCATAAATGTGTAAAGTATGATACTGAGCCCTTTTTGTGGCCGAGCATTACTGGTTGAGAAATATTCAACATAAAAGATGAACTTGGgctctccccttcccctgttAGGATCATGTCTGAGGAGTACTCCCCAAGTTGAACCTGATCTACAGAATCCTGCTGGACAGTCTACACCTTTTTTTGCTCAGGGGCAGGGTCAGGAAATGAGCCCCAATTGGAGAATATATCTGGTTCTATTTTTTTGAGCCATAACTATGCCTTATGAACCATTGTTTTCTCAGTTCTAATGCTTTTCTGATAGAAATTTCTAGCATATTAGTGAGAATAGCTAagtttccttttataaatttagGGAATTACAGATGATGACAGTTTGGCTTTTATAACGAATGGTAAAATTAAGGCTTTGAAATCATTTTGAGGAACACAGCACAATAGGGTATGGctccataattttttaatttgtgtgtgtgtgtgtgtgtgtgtgtgtgtgtgctttatttGTAGGTGTTCCAGAGAGATGGGAATGATTTGCACATGACATATAAGATAGGACTTGTTGAAGCTCTATGTGGATTTCAGTTCACATTTAAGCACCTTGATGGACGTCAGATTGTGGTGAAATACCCCCCCGGAAAAGTAATTGAACCAGGTAAATCTTGATTTCTGTCTGATCCAGGGTTccatgtggttttgttttttgttgttgttgtttttttttgtttgtttgtttgtttacaatttgtaattttttatagtaGATGATTCAAAAGAACTACTGAATACCTTTCTTCTTTGGTAACATtcttaatagtttctttttaCTTACTCAAATAATAGGATGTGTCCGTGTAGTTCGAGGTGAAGGAATGCCACAGTATCGTAATCCCTTTGAAAAAGGTGATCTTTACATAAAGTTTGATGTGCAGTTTCCTGAAAACAACTGGATCAACCCAGACAAGCTTTCTGTAAGTGTTCTAAGTATAAGCAAAGTTCAATAATAGTAATGTTTCTTGGtcacttttgatttatttttggtaCTTAGATTTGAACatgtaatttagaaaattttgcttttttaccaTTAGTTGGGCCatgctggtgattttttttttttttttaattttatttattcacgagagagacagagaggcagagacacaggcagagcaagaagcaggctccatgcagggcgtccgatgtgggacttgatcctgggactccaggattacaccctgggctgaaggcagtgctaaactactgagccgcCTGGACTGCCCCATGCTGGTGATTATTAAAGGCGAGGCTTGGGTCGCTTGAGtgactgagtcagttaagcatccaactcttatttcatctcaggtcttgatctcaaagtGGTGAGACAAGTCCTATGTGAGGCTCcaaagcctgcttaagagtctccctctcttattttttttttccctctctctttaaaaaaaaaaaaaaaaaacaaaaacaaaaagcggggggtgggcggtggggtgcggtggggtgtgcagcccaggtggctcagcagtttggtgccaccttcaggccagggcatgatcctggagtcccaggattgagtcccacatcaggctccctacatggagcctgcttctccctctggctgtgtctctgcccctctctctctctctcttccctacccCCCCCATaatagtaaaatctttttttaaaaattgaattaaaaaaaagagtatccctctccctctcctccacccccacactctttatctcttaaaaaaagaaatacaagtgttGCTGGTGTAAATGTTCATGGTGCCAAGcaggaaatacataaataattaaatcagacTGGATGTAAAgcaattgtttctttgttttctaagcaATAGTTGGGTTGTGCAAAAGATTATCTGCAGATTTGACCTGTGGGTCATCAATTTGTGATCTCTGGCTTAAAGTGCACTAGACTTAACCTATTTTACCTCTCAAAGAAGTATATACCGTGGATTGTATCCAAAGGAACATTGAAGATAGCTCACAAactcacttttttgttttgttttgattttaataaagGAACTAGAAGATCTTCTGCCATCTAGACCAGAAGTTCCAAACATAATTGGAGACACAGAAGAGGTAGAGCTTCAAGAATTTGATAGCACTCGGGGCTCGGGAGGTGGTCAGAGGCGTGAAGCCTATAATGATAGTTCTGATGAAGAAAGCAGCAGCCATCATGGACCAGGAGTGCAATGTGCCCATCAGTAAACTCTGCAAACAAATTGCACAGGTggattttcttttccacatttgcCCGGTTTGCTTTCAGCGATCCAGCTGGAGTGTCTGGTCAATCCAGAAgaactgatggacatttgttgGTCTATGTGTAACTTTTAAAATTGGTATAGTATCTACAGAGTGTATAATTTAAACTAACCACAAAGCTTTACATCTTCATTTTGACTGTTCTGTAGCAGAATAAAGCACTTGAAAGGAAACAAGACTCCCTTTCACACATGGGTTATAAGTTTCAGTCCTGGTATCTGTGCTTGATTTTTATCAGTTTTGTGTAgattttatgtttcatattttaaatccaAATCCCACATTGTAAAGTTTGTGTACAATTTGTCCTGAAGCTTTGTGTTTGGCTGCACCTGCGTAAGCTGCTACAAATAGAATAAAGAATTTCATAGCCTGTATCTATCATTTAGATGCATGGAAAAATGGGCTTTGCACACAATGGGTTTGGAGCTGACTGggaacaatggaaaaaaaatataacattagCTGTGGTTgtaaagtcccccccccccctttttttttaccatcttgtGAAAGGTTTCTGAAACTCGATAATAAAAAGCAGTTGGTATAAATTATTCTTTGTGTCACATTTTTAGAAGGAAGAACATACTTTGAACTGTAAAATGTATCCTTAAACTGGAGAATGTATCCTTCATTCTGGTTCTTAAGCAGCCCTTAAAAACCCATTGGCCTGAAGCTTATGCCTCAGGTATGTGCCCATTTTATAGTCTTAAAAGGCATAAAGAAAGTTTGATATGTTGGTAGAAACAGGCTTTATTGGCTTCAATTGATGCTTGTACAGTCAAGGACATCTGAGTTCTGTAACTCATAAGTTATGATCCTGAGTGTTGGGGCCAGGTTAACCTAGCCTCTGTATCTCCCCACCACtatccccttttaaaaataaggtaacaGCAAATCAATATTAGAACCATGTCTGCATAGAACCTGTTAAAATGCTCTGTTTTCATTAAATGTTAAGTTaaagattctctgtctccattAAGTTGAATATTTGAGATTGGGGGAAGCATTGATTACTAAtgtttttttagaaaagtaagaCTAGTAGGCTGGTATGAGAAAAATCAGGTAAAACTACTATGAAGAGGATGTGTCActcttctttccatcttctaTTACCTTTTCATTCCCAGAGTAGATATTTTTAGAACACACTTTAATTTTAGGGAAAAGACATCAGTTGtacattttacatttgtaaaagaACAAATGGGGGAAACTGAGAACTAAAAATGTATTATGCCATCCCTGAGCCTAAACACAGTACTTGTAGTTTCTTTCTGGGTCTACCAGAACCtgaatggggggcggggggaagtgTCCTGGCTTTAATCAAGGCCTGTGAGGTTTAAATTATTGCCCTATCCGCTCTACCTCCATTGTACAAGAAATATTTTACAACCAGCCTGGGCAAGATTCAACAGCATAGTAGTTTTGTATCCAAGGTTACTTCCCCACAACCACTTTAAGGGTAAGAAATGAAGTGGCAATATAAAGTTTGTAGCCTTTCCAATAAAGGTTTATAAAACATTAGAGTTGTTCAGTGTAGTCTTTGTTTTAATTCTTCTACCCAGACTTTTTGGCCATAGCAAAACCATAAGGAAA
The Vulpes vulpes isolate BD-2025 chromosome 2, VulVul3, whole genome shotgun sequence genome window above contains:
- the DNAJA2 gene encoding dnaJ homolog subfamily A member 2, with translation MANVADTKLYDILGVPPGASENELKKAYRKLAKEYHPDKNPNAGDKFKEISFAYEVLSNPEKRELYDRYGEQGLREGSGGGGGMDDIFSHIFGGGLFGFMGNQSRSRNGRRRGEDMMHPLKVSLEDLYNGKTTKLQLSKNVLCSACSGQGGKSGAVQKCSACRGRGVRIMIRQLAPGMVQQMQSVCSDCNGEGEVINEKDRCKKCEGKKVIKEVKILEVHVDKGMKHGQRITFTGEADQAPGVEPGDIVLLLQEKEHEVFQRDGNDLHMTYKIGLVEALCGFQFTFKHLDGRQIVVKYPPGKVIEPGCVRVVRGEGMPQYRNPFEKGDLYIKFDVQFPENNWINPDKLSELEDLLPSRPEVPNIIGDTEEVELQEFDSTRGSGGGQRREAYNDSSDEESSSHHGPGVQCAHQ